One region of Priestia megaterium genomic DNA includes:
- a CDS encoding methyl-accepting chemotaxis protein has product MGALRNLSIYRKLLVMVIISTISLIAVAVISYFYTQRIADSSESMYNDRLQPIRQLGQIRTNNRAIDANTLEMILSKDENYQRKRLDEIQEKEAENNKLMAQYEKTFMLDNEKEKLDVYKENISNLTQARSEAIQLAQDEKGDEAYNVFSKQIVTLRTTINNTLDDLQTINNDEAKSIYQKNKQSVKSAVTTLLLVSALVILLTIAVGLLIASMITKPLNDIKNLMETAKDGDFQVQGTYESQDEIGLLTASFNKMIGGLKEMIMSVGNISSTVAASSEELSASAEQNNSAIEHISSITEKLASGSNHQVNQIQESSTIIHRITNQTSEVVENVEHITKRALDTAAFSNSGTATVETAAKQMKSINENVTELSSVFQGLSEHSAKISQINDVITTIADQTNLLALNAAIEAARAGDHGKGFAVVASEVRKLAEGSSNSANQIKDLVSLIQSETARTLQSMTTTTKEVKEGLAVVEQAGTSFMQINEAVQHVVDQIQQIGSAIHNLAKDTLEVQQAIHEVNGIAEEAAAGAQNVSATTEEQLASMEEIASSAMDLANMSEELQELIARFKI; this is encoded by the coding sequence ATGGGGGCATTACGAAATCTGAGTATCTATCGAAAGCTGCTAGTCATGGTTATAATTTCAACAATTTCACTTATTGCAGTCGCCGTGATCAGCTATTTTTACACACAGCGAATTGCTGACAGCTCGGAGTCTATGTACAATGATCGCCTGCAGCCAATCAGGCAGTTAGGGCAAATTCGTACGAATAACCGAGCGATTGATGCCAATACGCTTGAAATGATTTTATCGAAAGATGAAAACTATCAGCGTAAGCGTCTCGATGAAATTCAAGAAAAAGAAGCTGAAAATAACAAGCTCATGGCGCAATACGAAAAAACATTTATGCTGGACAATGAAAAAGAAAAGCTCGATGTGTACAAAGAAAATATTAGTAACTTAACACAAGCAAGAAGTGAAGCCATACAGCTTGCTCAAGATGAAAAAGGGGACGAAGCCTATAACGTTTTTTCTAAGCAAATCGTCACTCTGCGTACGACCATAAACAACACGCTAGATGATCTTCAAACGATAAATAATGACGAAGCAAAAAGCATTTACCAAAAAAATAAGCAAAGCGTAAAATCAGCCGTTACCACTCTATTACTCGTTAGCGCACTGGTTATCCTGCTTACGATAGCCGTTGGACTTCTAATTGCAAGCATGATTACAAAGCCGTTAAACGATATTAAAAACCTCATGGAAACAGCAAAAGACGGGGATTTTCAAGTGCAAGGCACGTATGAATCTCAAGATGAAATTGGCTTACTTACAGCATCATTTAATAAAATGATTGGCGGATTAAAAGAAATGATTATGTCCGTTGGAAATATTTCATCGACGGTTGCGGCTTCTTCAGAAGAACTAAGCGCCAGCGCAGAACAAAACAACAGTGCTATTGAACATATTTCAAGCATTACTGAAAAACTAGCCTCAGGATCCAACCATCAAGTGAATCAAATTCAAGAAAGCTCCACCATTATTCACCGCATTACGAACCAAACATCAGAAGTTGTTGAAAACGTCGAGCACATTACCAAGCGAGCACTCGACACAGCTGCGTTTTCAAATAGCGGAACAGCGACCGTTGAAACAGCAGCCAAACAAATGAAATCAATCAACGAAAATGTCACTGAACTCTCATCTGTTTTTCAAGGCCTTAGCGAACACTCAGCGAAAATTAGTCAAATTAACGATGTCATTACAACCATTGCAGATCAAACGAATCTGCTTGCGTTGAACGCAGCTATTGAAGCTGCAAGAGCAGGAGATCATGGAAAAGGTTTCGCCGTTGTGGCAAGTGAAGTCCGTAAACTAGCAGAAGGCTCATCCAACTCAGCGAATCAAATTAAAGATCTAGTTAGCTTAATTCAAAGCGAAACAGCTCGGACGCTGCAGTCCATGACAACCACAACCAAAGAAGTAAAAGAAGGCCTAGCAGTAGTGGAACAAGCAGGTACGTCATTTATGCAAATTAACGAAGCGGTACAGCATGTAGTGGACCAAATTCAGCAAATCGGGAGCGCTATTCACAATTTAGCCAAAGATACGCTCGAAGTCCAGCAGGCGATTCACGAAGTAAATGGAATTGCGGAAGAAGCGGCAGCGGGGGCGCAAAACGTATCAGCTACAACGGAAGAACAGCTTGCTTCCATGGAGGAAATTGCTTCATCTGCGATGGATTTAGCCAATATGTCAGAGGAACTACAAGAGCTGATTGCAAGATTTAAAATCTAA
- a CDS encoding acyltransferase gives MTVVDKAFAVTKGSLLKFKLSKSGKLPRLRGGCSVKSQGQIVAGDNLSITGRPIKVSLNTENKESKIVFGNNVFINYGVDIGCARSVRIGDNVKIGPLTNIIDSNYHLVDSNDSLKSEQVVIENNVWIGRGCSILSGVTIGENSVVAAGSVVNKDVPPNVLVAGSPAKIVKNLEIKDGWIRD, from the coding sequence ATGACGGTTGTAGATAAAGCATTTGCAGTAACTAAGGGGAGTTTGCTAAAGTTTAAGCTTTCGAAATCAGGTAAGTTGCCACGATTAAGAGGAGGATGTTCAGTAAAATCTCAAGGTCAGATTGTAGCAGGAGACAACTTGTCAATTACAGGGCGTCCCATAAAAGTAAGCTTGAATACCGAAAATAAAGAATCGAAAATAGTATTTGGAAATAATGTATTTATTAATTATGGTGTAGATATAGGTTGTGCTAGATCAGTTAGAATTGGGGATAATGTAAAGATAGGTCCATTGACAAATATAATCGACAGTAACTATCATCTTGTAGATTCTAATGATTCTCTAAAGAGTGAGCAAGTAGTAATTGAAAATAACGTCTGGATTGGACGAGGTTGTTCAATTTTGAGTGGCGTAACAATTGGTGAAAATTCCGTTGTGGCAGCTGGAAGTGTAGTAAATAAAGATGTACCCCCTAATGTGCTAGTAGCCGGTTCGCCAGCAAAAATAGTTAAAAATTTGGAAATAAAAGACGGATGGATCAGAGACTAG
- a CDS encoding glycosyltransferase family 2 protein — MNNFKSQPDQPLVSIVTPAYNCAAFISSTIKSVQQQTYLNWELLVIDDCSTDETAEVVKKFSRKDQRIQLLQLTKNSGAAAARNEGISAASGRFLAFLDSDDLWHRGKLAKQVAFMLEKNCAFSYTGYSIINEKGEKTGVEVNVPKSIDYKTLAGNTIIGCLTVMLDKKQISGILMPNIQPEDTALWLSLLRKGYTAYGLQESLAYYRLVSHSVSSNKLKAATRYWKLLRRQERLPLWKSATYFVQYSVNAYAKSKNLSKS; from the coding sequence TTATTTCATCAACTATTAAATCCGTTCAGCAGCAAACGTACCTCAACTGGGAGCTGCTTGTGATTGACGACTGTTCGACAGATGAAACGGCTGAAGTAGTAAAGAAATTCAGTAGAAAAGATCAACGCATTCAGCTGCTTCAGCTTACAAAAAATTCAGGAGCCGCAGCGGCACGCAACGAAGGTATAAGCGCAGCAAGCGGACGATTCCTTGCTTTTTTAGACAGTGATGATCTATGGCATAGGGGAAAACTTGCAAAACAAGTGGCTTTTATGCTTGAAAAAAACTGTGCTTTTTCCTATACGGGCTATAGCATTATCAATGAAAAAGGTGAAAAAACGGGTGTTGAAGTAAACGTTCCAAAAAGTATTGATTACAAGACGCTCGCGGGTAACACCATTATCGGCTGTTTGACAGTCATGCTTGATAAAAAACAAATTTCCGGGATTTTAATGCCAAACATTCAGCCAGAAGACACGGCGCTGTGGCTGTCACTGCTGAGAAAAGGCTATACAGCATACGGCCTTCAAGAGTCACTTGCTTATTACCGTCTTGTATCTCACTCGGTTTCTAGCAACAAGCTGAAAGCAGCGACGAGGTATTGGAAACTTCTTCGTAGACAAGAGCGGCTGCCGCTATGGAAAAGCGCCACTTATTTTGTGCAGTACAGCGTGAATGCGTACGCTAAAAGTAAAAACCTCTCAAAATCGTAA
- a CDS encoding oligosaccharide flippase family protein, which produces MLILKKLFHQIKRNKIAKNTAWMLVGYLAKVGLQAVTFVFLAKQLGIREFGIFSSILAVSSIIAPFVHLGAYNMLIEDIVKGKQVSKAVGNNLVTSLIVLPLGLLLIGIISLYLKISIIISINVSIAVCLGGLLIGINKAVNISQETLRYNSYLEVLLGFLQILSVFVLNTFDGGILEWSTYYLICNLFVGTIALVTIIKRYGWVKGDLVNLKTRLNFGFHFAIAGLANNGLADIDKTMLTKVASLEATGVFSLAQRVINMGFLPLMAFLGAIYPRFVNIEARGYEKSRNLAIRITPIVLAYSIMMILIIWIFAPILVGIIGEGFKEAKIAIRTLCFLILIQGLQYPFADALTGSGNQKIRTYCQVSVLFLNIMMNLAFIPKLGWVGAAVGSIISQIFFLLLLLFTPILLKKNVKR; this is translated from the coding sequence ATGCTAATTTTGAAAAAATTATTTCACCAAATTAAAAGAAATAAAATCGCTAAAAATACAGCTTGGATGCTGGTTGGTTATTTGGCAAAAGTCGGTTTGCAAGCTGTTACTTTTGTGTTTTTAGCTAAACAGTTAGGGATTAGAGAATTCGGCATATTCTCATCTATTCTAGCTGTCTCAAGTATTATCGCTCCCTTCGTACATTTAGGTGCATACAACATGTTAATAGAAGACATAGTAAAAGGAAAACAGGTTTCAAAAGCAGTAGGTAATAATCTAGTTACTAGTCTTATAGTTTTACCACTTGGTTTATTACTAATAGGAATCATTTCTTTGTATTTAAAAATTTCTATAATTATATCAATAAATGTAAGTATAGCAGTTTGTCTTGGCGGGCTGTTAATAGGTATTAACAAGGCAGTGAATATTTCGCAAGAAACTTTGAGATATAATTCATATTTAGAAGTGCTTTTGGGTTTTTTACAAATTCTATCAGTATTTGTATTGAATACTTTTGATGGGGGAATTTTAGAGTGGTCTACCTATTATCTTATTTGTAACTTATTTGTAGGTACTATAGCTTTAGTTACTATAATAAAAAGGTATGGATGGGTAAAAGGTGATTTAGTAAATCTAAAAACTAGGCTAAATTTTGGATTTCACTTTGCAATTGCTGGATTAGCTAATAATGGCTTAGCTGATATAGATAAAACTATGCTTACTAAAGTTGCTTCTTTAGAAGCAACAGGTGTTTTTAGTCTAGCTCAAAGAGTCATAAATATGGGTTTTCTCCCACTTATGGCTTTTCTAGGTGCTATTTATCCTAGATTTGTCAATATAGAGGCGAGAGGGTACGAAAAGTCTAGAAACCTCGCAATTAGAATAACACCAATAGTTTTAGCTTATTCTATAATGATGATTCTAATAATTTGGATATTCGCACCGATTTTAGTAGGGATAATAGGAGAGGGGTTTAAAGAAGCTAAAATTGCTATTAGAACTCTATGTTTTTTAATTTTAATTCAAGGATTGCAGTATCCGTTCGCTGATGCTCTCACAGGTAGTGGTAATCAAAAAATCCGTACTTACTGTCAAGTTTCTGTGCTCTTTTTAAATATTATGATGAATCTTGCTTTCATACCAAAGCTTGGTTGGGTCGGTGCTGCAGTGGGAAGTATAATAAGTCAAATATTCTTTTTGTTGCTCTTGCTTTTCACACCCATTCTTCTTAAGAAGAATGTAAAGAGATAA
- a CDS encoding polysaccharide biosynthesis protein — MNYKKRLSLLMLLDSMIVLGSVYASYFILHPYFQIFTAKTLLVSSVSLFVAHHVLANIFHLYKKAWEYASVGELWAIFKSVTLSIIITALIQLGFFQDIYFRTLFIAWVLHILLIGGSRYVWVVLRNAYFKKQDVTDYKRTLIIGAGSAGTMIARQLKTNHESKLYPVAFVDDDVKKHKLEIMGLPVLGGKEVIQEAVKHFNIDYIIIAIPSLKINQLKEIYNECAQTQAKTQSMPKIEDIMLGKVSVNQFKDVKVEDLLGREPVELDHEGILEKIGDKVILVTGAGGSIGSEICRQICKFNPSKIVLLGHGENSIYTIDMELRQIYEEKIEIVPAIADIQDRDRIFEVMDTHRPDIVYHAAAHKHVPLMEYNPREAVKNNIFGTKNVAEAADTFKVSTMVLISSDKAVNPTNVMGATKRFAEMLIQNLDKHSNTKFVSVRFGNVLGSRGSVIPLFKKQIQQGGPITVTHPDMTRYFMTIPEASRLVIQAGVLANGKEIFVLDMGEPVKILDLAKNLIKLSGYTIEEIGIEFNGIRPGEKMYEELLDKAEINTKQIFPKIYIGKAVLLEHSILQYFMEEFKNMNNHDIKEKLFDIIINTDAVYEEYYKV, encoded by the coding sequence TTGAATTATAAAAAGAGATTGTCTCTTTTAATGCTACTAGATTCTATGATTGTATTAGGGTCGGTGTACGCAAGCTATTTTATTTTACATCCTTATTTTCAAATTTTCACGGCAAAAACATTATTAGTTAGTTCCGTCAGCCTATTTGTAGCACACCATGTGCTAGCAAATATATTTCATTTATATAAAAAAGCTTGGGAATACGCAAGTGTAGGAGAACTGTGGGCTATTTTCAAATCAGTGACGTTATCTATTATCATCACTGCACTTATACAATTAGGCTTTTTTCAAGATATTTATTTTAGAACACTGTTTATTGCGTGGGTACTACATATTTTGCTAATTGGTGGTTCGCGTTATGTATGGGTAGTTCTCCGAAATGCCTATTTTAAAAAGCAAGATGTAACAGATTATAAGCGTACATTAATAATAGGTGCAGGTTCAGCAGGCACCATGATAGCAAGGCAATTAAAAACAAATCATGAAAGCAAACTTTACCCTGTTGCATTTGTAGATGATGATGTGAAAAAGCATAAACTAGAAATTATGGGGCTTCCAGTTCTAGGTGGAAAAGAAGTGATACAAGAAGCAGTTAAGCATTTTAACATTGATTATATCATTATAGCTATTCCATCTTTGAAAATAAATCAATTGAAAGAAATATATAATGAATGTGCACAGACACAAGCAAAAACACAAAGCATGCCGAAAATTGAAGACATTATGCTTGGAAAAGTATCTGTTAACCAATTCAAAGATGTAAAAGTAGAAGATTTATTAGGCCGTGAGCCTGTTGAACTTGATCATGAAGGAATTTTAGAGAAAATTGGAGACAAAGTGATTTTAGTAACGGGGGCTGGAGGTTCTATTGGTTCTGAAATCTGTCGTCAAATATGTAAATTCAACCCAAGTAAAATTGTTTTATTAGGTCACGGAGAAAACAGTATTTATACAATTGATATGGAGCTTCGTCAAATCTATGAAGAAAAAATTGAAATTGTTCCTGCTATCGCCGATATTCAAGATAGAGATCGGATTTTTGAAGTGATGGATACACACAGACCGGATATAGTGTACCATGCCGCTGCTCATAAGCATGTACCTTTAATGGAGTATAATCCGAGAGAGGCGGTAAAAAATAATATTTTTGGAACAAAAAATGTAGCTGAAGCTGCTGATACATTTAAAGTAAGTACAATGGTGCTTATTTCGAGTGATAAAGCGGTTAATCCCACAAATGTGATGGGAGCAACTAAAAGATTTGCAGAAATGCTAATTCAAAATTTAGACAAACATAGTAATACCAAATTTGTTTCTGTTCGTTTTGGAAATGTTTTGGGTAGTAGAGGAAGTGTCATTCCTTTGTTTAAAAAACAGATTCAACAGGGCGGGCCTATTACAGTTACTCATCCTGATATGACTCGATACTTTATGACTATTCCAGAAGCTTCACGCCTTGTAATTCAAGCAGGAGTATTAGCTAATGGAAAAGAAATTTTCGTACTAGATATGGGGGAGCCTGTCAAAATCTTAGACTTAGCTAAAAATTTAATCAAATTGTCGGGATATACTATAGAAGAAATAGGAATTGAATTTAATGGTATTCGACCCGGAGAGAAAATGTATGAAGAGCTTTTAGATAAAGCTGAAATAAACACTAAACAAATCTTCCCCAAAATTTATATTGGGAAGGCTGTTTTATTGGAACACAGTATTTTACAATATTTTATGGAAGAGTTCAAAAACATGAATAATCACGATATCAAAGAAAAACTTTTTGATATTATAATTAACACAGATGCAGTTTATGAAGAATATTACAAAGTTTAA
- the rfbB gene encoding dTDP-glucose 4,6-dehydratase, which translates to MNLLVTGGLGFIGSNFIKFMLASYKEYKIVNLDKITYAGNLDNLKKVKNNSSYKFVQGDICDAKLVETVIKEDKIDVIVNFAAESHVDRSFLTPHVFVQTNIMGTQILLDLAMKNGIKKYVQISTDEVYGELGNDGYFNEKTPLSPTNPYSASKAGADFIVKAYHDTYGIDVSFVRFANTYGPFQYPEKLIPMTITNALENNYIAVHGNGASIRDWLFVKDNIRAIDLVIHKGKPGNVYNIGAREERSTIDVVETILEILNKPKSLIHFVDDRLSQDYRYANDPTKIMEELGWAPTYDFRGGILETIKWYQHNVTWWQLLKDKGKESLLLG; encoded by the coding sequence ATGAATTTGTTGGTCACAGGAGGGTTAGGGTTTATTGGAAGTAATTTTATAAAATTTATGCTTGCAAGTTACAAAGAATATAAGATTGTTAATTTAGATAAAATTACTTATGCAGGAAATTTAGATAACTTAAAAAAGGTGAAAAATAATAGTAGTTATAAGTTCGTTCAAGGGGATATATGTGACGCGAAGTTAGTAGAAACTGTGATTAAAGAGGATAAAATAGATGTAATAGTTAATTTTGCCGCTGAGTCTCATGTCGATAGAAGTTTTCTAACGCCTCATGTATTTGTCCAGACTAACATTATGGGAACACAAATATTATTAGATTTAGCGATGAAAAATGGTATTAAGAAATATGTACAAATATCGACAGATGAGGTATACGGTGAATTGGGGAATGATGGTTATTTTAATGAAAAAACCCCTTTATCTCCCACAAATCCCTATTCAGCGAGTAAAGCAGGAGCAGATTTTATAGTTAAAGCTTACCATGATACCTATGGAATTGATGTGAGTTTTGTGCGTTTTGCCAATACTTACGGACCCTTTCAATACCCTGAAAAATTGATTCCAATGACAATTACAAATGCGTTAGAGAATAACTATATTGCTGTCCATGGTAATGGAGCAAGCATACGTGACTGGCTATTTGTAAAGGATAACATACGTGCCATTGATTTGGTTATTCATAAAGGTAAACCAGGAAATGTATATAATATAGGGGCTCGAGAAGAGAGGAGCACTATAGATGTGGTAGAGACAATTTTAGAAATATTGAATAAGCCAAAAAGTTTGATACATTTTGTAGATGACCGACTATCCCAAGATTATCGATATGCTAATGATCCCACGAAAATTATGGAAGAGTTGGGATGGGCTCCTACTTACGATTTTAGAGGAGGGATTCTTGAAACAATTAAATGGTATCAACATAACGTCACTTGGTGGCAACTCTTAAAAGATAAAGGAAAAGAGAGTTTGTTATTAGGCTAA
- a CDS encoding VanZ family protein, with protein sequence MIKKIIVLLMMLSIAHFSHTPHLLITDPSTWRNSSVWDHDATLWSILKPGSDFYDAYSYGFDLEFILRKLAHISFFGVLALLFYWNLKERRGRFLKAWLLLAAFAFLDEIHQAFIIGRDGRIADVMIDSFGGALFLFFLYSFRNKKTSKVSNLN encoded by the coding sequence ATGATAAAAAAAATAATAGTTTTATTGATGATGTTAAGCATTGCTCATTTCTCCCATACCCCTCATCTATTAATCACAGATCCTAGTACCTGGAGAAATTCTTCTGTATGGGATCACGATGCAACCTTATGGAGCATTTTAAAGCCTGGTAGTGACTTTTATGACGCTTATTCTTATGGATTTGATTTAGAGTTTATTCTGCGTAAACTAGCTCATATTTCATTTTTTGGTGTGCTAGCTCTATTGTTTTATTGGAATTTAAAAGAAAGACGGGGACGTTTTTTAAAAGCATGGCTCCTACTAGCCGCTTTTGCTTTTTTAGATGAGATTCATCAAGCATTTATTATTGGCCGTGATGGACGTATTGCTGATGTAATGATTGATTCATTTGGAGGAGCCCTGTTTTTATTTTTCTTGTATAGCTTTAGGAATAAAAAGACGAGCAAAGTCTCCAATTTAAATTGA
- a CDS encoding glycosyltransferase family 4 protein — protein MKNVLLITDKLITGGAETYFCKLENQLNHPDITVYTAAAMGELYSKIQYKKRFTPLSRKNHLHNLYVLWKKVRTCKIDIIHANSLRMVMYAVCVNRMLRKKVKILYTKHNVTVLEQKAKSFFCKLVNSYVHGVITVSRFEQEQLMNLGVNSGKLTTIYNGVDLNQFVFKEKSASLDCHIGLLARASKEKNHELFIEIASLLRDHEHMKFHIGGGGPDLQRIQELIHQQGLSEKIKIWGEVEDPEAFITKMDMLLLTSHREVFPMVVLEAMAVGTPMISIDVGGVKEAIADGDTGYLIPAYSPQAFAEKITALYAEQEQKQRFAKGARKKVEQHFTSSQMIASTANQYVNMSGKSF, from the coding sequence TTGAAAAACGTACTTTTAATCACGGATAAATTGATTACAGGCGGAGCAGAAACGTATTTTTGTAAGCTCGAAAATCAGTTGAATCATCCGGATATCACCGTGTATACAGCAGCTGCAATGGGAGAACTGTACAGCAAAATTCAATATAAGAAACGGTTCACGCCTTTAAGCAGAAAAAATCATCTTCACAATCTTTATGTACTTTGGAAAAAAGTTCGAACGTGTAAAATTGATATCATTCATGCTAACAGCCTGCGCATGGTTATGTATGCAGTATGCGTAAATCGGATGCTGCGAAAAAAAGTAAAAATACTTTATACAAAGCATAATGTAACGGTGCTTGAACAAAAGGCAAAAAGCTTTTTTTGTAAACTCGTAAACTCTTATGTGCATGGAGTGATTACGGTCAGCCGTTTTGAACAAGAACAGTTGATGAACCTCGGCGTGAATAGCGGCAAATTAACAACAATTTACAATGGAGTGGATTTAAATCAATTTGTATTTAAAGAAAAGTCTGCTTCACTCGATTGTCATATCGGTCTGTTGGCAAGAGCTTCAAAAGAAAAAAATCACGAGCTGTTTATCGAAATTGCCTCGCTGCTTCGAGATCATGAACATATGAAGTTTCATATCGGAGGAGGAGGACCTGACCTTCAGCGAATTCAAGAGCTTATTCACCAGCAGGGCTTATCTGAAAAGATAAAGATATGGGGAGAAGTAGAAGACCCTGAAGCATTTATTACGAAAATGGATATGCTTCTGTTAACTTCTCATCGTGAAGTCTTTCCAATGGTTGTTTTAGAAGCAATGGCCGTTGGTACACCGATGATTTCAATTGATGTAGGAGGCGTGAAAGAAGCGATAGCAGACGGAGACACAGGCTACTTAATCCCTGCGTATTCACCTCAAGCATTCGCAGAAAAAATTACGGCACTGTACGCCGAGCAAGAACAAAAGCAGCGTTTTGCTAAAGGAGCGAGAAAAAAAGTCGAGCAGCACTTTACGTCGAGTCAAATGATTGCGTCCACTGCTAATCAATACGTAAACATGAGCGGAAAAAGCTTCTAA
- a CDS encoding glycosyl hydrolase has product MKKKLAFYLPLTLLLIGIIYIVTNRPNNSPTIQKTNTSQIYEAEKSILNGTKISKEVSGYSGDGYVTNFHKKDDSAIFIIDAPREGLYKLAIRYRVSTGRGEKHAAVNLNSEPSVQVILKESDNFKELNIGKILLHKGKNTIKIRSGWGFYDLDYIKLTPTSKSNTFTYKNEKTAINKEPVNQHATKETKSLMKFLVNQYGKKILSGQQDMSGVQWLNDNIGKKPAVAGFDFTDYSPSKVAYGRQSNQVEEAIKWHKQGGIVTFSWHWNAPKDLIKQPGKEWYKGSYKNATTFNLQYAMDHKDSEDYRLLLRDIDAIAVQLKRLQDAKVPILFRPLHEAEGGWFWWGAKGPEPAKQLYKLMYDRITYYHKINNIIWVWNSVSEDWYPGDRYVDIVSYDSYPKAGNYNAISLQYDRLNSLVSNKKLVSLSENGPIPDPTDLKDYHISWSWFLTWKDEYLKDGIINSREHLLRVYNSPYVITLDELPDLQTYE; this is encoded by the coding sequence TTGAAAAAGAAGCTTGCATTTTATCTGCCGCTCACTCTTTTATTAATCGGGATTATCTATATAGTTACCAATAGACCCAATAACTCCCCCACCATACAAAAAACTAACACCAGTCAGATTTATGAAGCTGAAAAATCTATATTAAACGGGACCAAAATAAGTAAAGAGGTTAGCGGTTATTCCGGAGATGGATACGTAACTAATTTTCATAAAAAAGATGATTCTGCTATTTTTATTATCGATGCCCCTCGAGAAGGTTTGTATAAATTAGCTATACGCTATAGAGTCTCAACCGGACGAGGAGAAAAACACGCTGCGGTAAATTTAAATAGCGAACCTTCCGTACAGGTAATATTAAAAGAATCCGATAATTTCAAAGAGTTGAATATAGGGAAGATTTTATTACATAAAGGGAAAAACACTATAAAAATACGATCCGGATGGGGTTTTTATGACTTAGATTATATTAAACTTACTCCTACTTCTAAATCGAATACTTTTACATATAAAAATGAAAAAACTGCGATTAATAAAGAACCTGTAAATCAACATGCAACAAAAGAGACTAAATCCTTAATGAAATTCCTTGTAAATCAATACGGAAAGAAAATTTTATCTGGCCAACAGGATATGTCTGGCGTTCAATGGCTTAATGATAATATCGGCAAAAAGCCTGCTGTTGCTGGATTTGACTTTACTGATTATTCTCCGTCTAAAGTTGCGTACGGACGTCAATCAAATCAAGTAGAAGAAGCAATCAAATGGCATAAGCAAGGAGGAATCGTTACATTTTCATGGCATTGGAATGCTCCTAAAGACCTTATTAAGCAACCCGGAAAAGAGTGGTACAAAGGTTCCTATAAAAATGCAACGACCTTTAATCTTCAATATGCTATGGACCATAAAGACTCCGAAGATTACCGTTTGCTTTTACGGGATATTGACGCAATTGCCGTGCAGCTAAAAAGACTGCAAGATGCCAAAGTTCCAATTCTATTTAGACCGTTGCACGAAGCTGAAGGCGGATGGTTTTGGTGGGGTGCAAAGGGTCCTGAACCAGCTAAGCAGCTATACAAACTGATGTATGATCGAATAACTTACTATCATAAAATTAACAATATTATTTGGGTATGGAATTCTGTATCTGAAGATTGGTATCCAGGTGATAGATATGTAGATATTGTTAGCTATGATTCCTATCCTAAAGCCGGGAACTACAATGCGATAAGTTTGCAATATGATCGATTGAATTCACTTGTAAGCAACAAAAAACTTGTAAGCTTATCAGAAAATGGGCCTATTCCTGATCCAACTGATTTGAAGGATTACCATATCTCATGGAGTTGGTTTCTTACTTGGAAAGATGAATACTTGAAAGATGGTATTATAAATAGCCGAGAGCATTTATTGAGGGTGTATAACAGCCCTTATGTCATTACACTTGACGAACTTCCTGACCTTCAAACTTATGAATAG